The proteins below come from a single Iocasia fonsfrigidae genomic window:
- a CDS encoding helix-turn-helix domain-containing protein — MKITSKEKFTVQLGKKVKYYREIRGLTLEQLANLVGCTGSYIALIEKGKNTPNSYVLYNLSRSLNVPLLFFYGIDEDKENINSDKDPILKNEDFIPFLDIAKEAYFRNVSTKELLNAVKILSRS, encoded by the coding sequence ATGAAAATTACTAGCAAAGAAAAATTTACCGTACAATTAGGAAAAAAGGTTAAATATTACAGAGAAATACGTGGTTTAACTTTAGAACAACTAGCAAATTTAGTAGGATGTACTGGTTCTTATATAGCTTTAATAGAAAAAGGGAAAAACACACCTAATAGTTATGTATTATATAATTTGTCTCGTTCTTTAAATGTGCCATTATTATTTTTCTATGGAATTGATGAAGATAAAGAAAATATCAATTCCGATAAAGACCCTATATTAAAGAACGAAGATTTTATACCATTCCTTGACATTGCCAAAGAAGCATATTTCCGTAATGTTTCAACTAAAGAATTATTAAATGCAGTTAAAATATTAAGTAGGTCTTAA
- a CDS encoding HPr family phosphocarrier protein gives MLQDKIRIVNESGLHARPATLLTQKAANYKSEILIIYNDKEANAKSILSVMSLGVSCGKEITLKVEGEDEERALKELKEFFASGMGEEE, from the coding sequence GTGCTTCAAGATAAGATAAGAATTGTCAATGAAAGTGGTCTACATGCTAGGCCTGCTACACTTTTAACACAAAAGGCAGCCAATTATAAATCAGAAATATTAATTATATATAATGATAAGGAGGCCAATGCCAAAAGCATATTGAGTGTAATGTCTCTGGGTGTTAGCTGTGGCAAGGAAATAACTTTAAAAGTCGAGGGAGAAGATGAAGAGAGAGCTCTCAAGGAATTAAAAGAATTTTTTGCCTCAGGCATGGGTGAAGAGGAGTAA
- a CDS encoding DeoR/GlpR family DNA-binding transcription regulator produces MIKLFAEERKEKIIKNLNKYNRVQVKELSNEFNVSEVTIRRDLGELEEGGYLLRTHGGAVSVSFSKSYEPSFEDKADKFKEAKREIGYKASQLIKEGDTILIDAGTTTLQIVGKLKNINKLTLVTNSFDIFNEVKQLGREIEVVFIGGTYKYNTRAFVGSLAEKTLKELRVDKAFLGSNGFTISDGFTTPDLTEASIKKVMINIAQEVYMLVDHSKLGKVSFCKFAGLKDIDYFVIDQLDKQYITKIEEAGVEVIL; encoded by the coding sequence TTGATAAAATTGTTTGCTGAAGAAAGAAAAGAAAAAATAATTAAAAATCTTAACAAATATAATCGGGTTCAAGTGAAGGAATTGAGTAATGAATTTAATGTATCTGAGGTAACAATAAGAAGAGATTTAGGTGAACTAGAAGAAGGTGGTTATTTACTTAGAACACATGGGGGTGCAGTCTCTGTTTCTTTTAGCAAAAGTTATGAACCATCTTTTGAAGATAAAGCAGATAAATTTAAAGAAGCCAAAAGAGAAATTGGTTATAAAGCTAGTCAGCTAATAAAAGAAGGAGATACCATACTTATCGATGCTGGAACTACTACCTTACAGATTGTTGGAAAATTAAAAAACATTAATAAATTGACATTAGTAACAAATTCATTTGATATTTTTAATGAAGTAAAACAATTAGGTAGGGAAATAGAAGTGGTTTTTATTGGTGGGACTTATAAATATAACACAAGGGCTTTTGTTGGTTCTCTGGCAGAAAAAACATTAAAAGAGCTTAGGGTTGATAAGGCTTTTCTTGGAAGCAATGGTTTTACTATAAGTGATGGATTTACTACACCTGATTTAACAGAGGCTAGCATTAAAAAAGTTATGATTAATATTGCTCAAGAGGTTTATATGCTTGTAGATCATTCTAAATTAGGAAAGGTTTCTTTTTGTAAATTTGCTGGTCTTAAAGATATAGACTATTTTGTAATTGACCAGCTTGATAAGCAATATATTACCAAAATTGAAGAGGCAGGGGTTGAAGTAATTTTATGA
- the ptsP gene encoding phosphoenolpyruvate--protein phosphotransferase, with translation MAKRYNGIPVSKGIVIGTIYKYLDEMPTVEVRRISREEINFELDKVKIAREKASCFLEKLKETAEKDLGTEGSMIFEATIAMLNDPVLLEDIKKNIKDGLINTEGAIKKAIDSMVTKFKGIDDEYFQQRIPDVQDVGKHLLRALKGEFSLVSEIPDEAIVVSCDLAPSETALLDKSKLKGFVLTKGGQTSHTVILARGLMLPAVIKVEIDLSTVQTGDRIILNGNTGEVILEPDSTDLTKYEVKIREYQEKQKKLAELKDKPAITRDNFKIQLAANMGTDDELDAILDTNSDGIGLFRTEFLYMNNNSLPDEETQYQVYRKVAKKMKDKPVIIRTLDIGGDKELPYLELPREMNPFLGFRAIRFCLEREDIFLVQLKAILRAAQYGNLKIMFPLISSLEELDRAKKLLDKAKLELTEAKISFNSDIEVGMMIEVPAAAIMADELARQVDFFSIGTNDLIQYTMAADRTNELVAKLHSPYYPAIIRLIKRIVDAAHRAGIKVGICGETAGNPLLTPIFIGMGIDELSMSVGSILDIKQLIRKLDQKECKKNLVQVIKLTTAKQVKEYLKTL, from the coding sequence ATGGCTAAAAGATATAATGGTATTCCGGTTTCTAAAGGAATAGTAATCGGAACAATATATAAATACCTAGATGAAATGCCAACTGTTGAAGTGCGCAGAATTAGCCGTGAAGAAATCAATTTTGAACTAGACAAAGTTAAAATTGCCAGAGAAAAAGCCTCCTGTTTTTTAGAAAAATTAAAGGAAACAGCAGAAAAAGATCTGGGTACTGAAGGTAGTATGATCTTTGAAGCAACAATTGCGATGCTTAATGACCCGGTGCTTTTGGAAGATATTAAAAAAAATATAAAAGATGGTTTAATCAATACCGAGGGAGCAATTAAAAAAGCAATTGATTCTATGGTTACCAAATTTAAGGGTATAGATGATGAATATTTTCAACAGAGGATACCTGATGTTCAGGATGTGGGCAAACACCTTTTGAGGGCTTTAAAAGGAGAATTCAGCTTAGTCAGTGAGATTCCAGACGAGGCGATAGTAGTTAGTTGTGATCTGGCTCCTTCAGAAACCGCGTTGCTGGATAAAAGTAAATTAAAGGGTTTTGTTTTAACTAAAGGAGGCCAGACTTCCCATACAGTTATTCTGGCCAGGGGATTGATGCTGCCTGCAGTAATAAAGGTAGAGATTGATTTGTCTACAGTTCAGACTGGGGATAGAATAATTCTCAATGGTAACACAGGAGAGGTTATTTTAGAACCAGACAGTACAGACTTAACTAAATATGAGGTTAAAATAAGAGAATATCAAGAAAAACAAAAAAAGTTAGCTGAATTAAAAGATAAGCCAGCTATAACCCGTGATAACTTTAAAATTCAATTAGCTGCCAATATGGGTACAGATGATGAACTAGATGCCATACTTGATACCAATAGCGATGGTATTGGTCTCTTTAGAACAGAGTTTTTATATATGAATAATAACAGCCTACCAGATGAAGAGACCCAATATCAGGTTTATAGAAAAGTTGCTAAAAAGATGAAAGATAAGCCGGTTATTATTCGTACCCTGGATATTGGTGGGGATAAAGAATTACCTTATCTTGAATTACCCCGGGAAATGAATCCCTTTTTAGGTTTCAGAGCTATCCGTTTTTGTCTGGAAAGGGAAGATATTTTTTTAGTTCAGCTTAAAGCAATTCTTCGGGCAGCTCAATATGGTAACTTGAAAATTATGTTCCCTCTTATTTCCTCTTTAGAAGAACTTGATAGAGCTAAAAAATTACTTGATAAAGCTAAATTAGAATTAACTGAGGCTAAAATATCTTTTAACAGTGACATTGAGGTTGGTATGATGATAGAAGTCCCTGCTGCAGCCATTATGGCAGATGAACTAGCCAGACAGGTAGATTTTTTCAGCATAGGGACCAATGACCTGATACAATACACTATGGCTGCTGATCGGACCAATGAATTAGTTGCTAAATTGCATAGTCCATATTATCCTGCTATTATTAGGCTGATCAAAAGAATTGTTGATGCTGCTCATCGAGCTGGTATTAAGGTAGGAATATGCGGTGAAACTGCTGGGAATCCATTATTAACCCCCATATTTATTGGGATGGGTATAGATGAACTCAGCATGAGTGTTGGTTCCATTCTGGATATAAAGCAATTAATCAGGAAATTAGACCAGAAGGAATGTAAGAAAAATCTTGTTCAGGTTATTAAGTTAACTACAGCAAAACAGGTGAAAGAATATTTAAAAACTTTGTGA
- a CDS encoding sigma-70 family RNA polymerase sigma factor — MNYFNLTQYQVDNFDKIIIDFQKAKEGDSHEQLKLILKYLRLIKKISTISGKIDEDLMQEIIIDLLVDILPGYDEKKGDFGKRLGIIAGNKKKNYLKYLYIRKHNSIDEKIEDGIELKDTLIEDINLENQYINKETRKKLFELISQLKPKHQYMVNEYYLKDPPLTLKEIGQQLGYSHEYVRQELKKVRRYLKRKML; from the coding sequence ATGAATTATTTTAATTTAACACAGTATCAAGTTGATAATTTTGATAAAATTATCATAGATTTCCAAAAAGCAAAAGAAGGTGATTCCCATGAACAGCTCAAATTAATCTTAAAATATCTTAGGTTGATTAAAAAGATATCAACTATCAGCGGGAAAATAGATGAAGATTTAATGCAAGAGATAATTATTGATTTATTAGTTGATATATTACCTGGATATGATGAAAAAAAGGGGGATTTCGGAAAGAGATTGGGTATAATAGCTGGAAATAAAAAGAAAAATTACTTAAAATATCTTTATATTAGGAAACATAATAGCATTGATGAAAAGATTGAAGATGGTATTGAATTAAAAGATACTCTTATAGAAGATATAAATTTAGAAAACCAATACATAAACAAGGAGACCAGGAAAAAATTATTTGAATTGATTTCCCAATTAAAACCCAAACATCAATATATGGTTAATGAATATTATCTTAAAGATCCCCCCCTGACTCTAAAGGAAATTGGTCAACAATTAGGTTATAGTCATGAATATGTTAGACAGGAATTGAAAAAGGTGAGGCGATATTTGAAACGAAAAATGCTTTAG
- the pfkB gene encoding 1-phosphofructokinase, producing MIITVTLNPAIDKTIMIDRLTPGKLNRVKEVITLPGGKGINVAQVIHQMGENVLTTGILGGNTGDAIKTFLRKKKLKADFISSNYATRQNIKILETSISRETEINEPGKVSKNDFKALEKKLRDYLAVGNLIVMAGSIPHGLSSNTYNHLIRLCKEAEIPVIVDTSGNNLKEVLKEQPFLIKPNLHEAQELIGEEIKNEKDMKETVNYFLAQGVEIIVISMGARGAIFANKKNCYYLKTPQVSISNTTVGAGDSMVAGLAVALQKNMPFKEIACYAAAIATSYVKLGKIELLNKEMIKKTKEKITIKII from the coding sequence ATGATCATTACTGTAACATTAAATCCAGCTATAGACAAGACAATAATGATTGACCGATTGACTCCTGGTAAATTAAACCGGGTAAAAGAAGTTATAACCTTACCAGGAGGAAAGGGCATTAATGTAGCACAGGTGATACATCAAATGGGAGAAAATGTTCTGACTACTGGTATATTGGGTGGCAATACAGGGGATGCTATTAAAACTTTTTTAAGAAAAAAAAAGTTAAAGGCAGATTTTATTTCTTCCAATTATGCCACACGACAAAATATTAAAATACTGGAAACTAGTATTAGCCGGGAAACAGAGATCAATGAACCAGGAAAAGTAAGCAAAAATGATTTTAAGGCCCTGGAAAAAAAATTGCGAGACTACCTTGCAGTGGGTAATTTGATAGTCATGGCAGGTAGTATCCCTCATGGTTTGTCATCTAACACATATAATCATTTAATAAGGCTTTGCAAAGAAGCTGAAATTCCAGTAATAGTTGATACTTCAGGTAATAATTTAAAAGAGGTTTTAAAAGAACAGCCTTTTTTAATTAAGCCCAATTTACATGAAGCCCAGGAGTTAATTGGGGAAGAAATTAAAAATGAAAAAGATATGAAAGAAACTGTAAATTATTTTTTGGCTCAAGGAGTAGAAATAATAGTTATTTCTATGGGTGCCCGGGGAGCAATCTTTGCTAATAAAAAGAATTGTTATTATCTTAAAACACCACAGGTTAGTATTTCTAATACAACTGTGGGGGCAGGTGACTCTATGGTTGCTGGACTGGCTGTTGCTTTACAAAAAAATATGCCTTTTAAAGAAATAGCTTGTTATGCAGCAGCTATTGCAACAAGCTATGTAAAATTGGGAAAAATTGAACTTTTAAATAAGGAAATGATTAAAAAAACTAAAGAAAAAATCACTATAAAAATTATTTAG
- a CDS encoding PTS fructose transporter subunit IIC codes for MKKIVGITSCPTGIAHTYMAAESLEEAAKKMGITMKVETQGSVGVENQLTEQDIKEAEAVVIAADANVKLERFKGKYIVNVAVGDAIDNPEALIKQALEGAEKGETTNISEGTYDQVMNLKAERKSQRSGAYKHLMTGVSHMIPFVVAGGLAIALSFVFGYKAFEQEGTLAAALMQIGSGAAFALMVPVMAGYIAYSIADRPGLAPGMIGGIIANSIGAGFLGGIIAGFLAGYIAQWLKNIIKLPRNFQGLLPILILPLLSSLTVGLLMIYVIGKPVQSIMVGLTNWLQAMSGTNAVLLGVILGAMMAFDMGGPVNKAAYTFSTGLLASNVYAPMAAVMAAGMTPPLGLALATVLFKDRFSRAEVEAGKAAWVLGASFITEGAIPFAAADPLRIIPSIMTGSAITGALAMLFNTSLKVPHGGIFVLLIPKVVGGLVPYILAIIIGTLVTALMVRVLKPVVQ; via the coding sequence ATGAAAAAAATTGTTGGGATTACATCTTGTCCGACTGGCATTGCTCATACTTATATGGCTGCTGAGTCATTGGAAGAAGCAGCAAAGAAAATGGGCATAACTATGAAGGTAGAAACACAGGGTAGTGTAGGTGTAGAAAATCAATTAACAGAGCAAGACATAAAAGAGGCTGAAGCGGTTGTTATTGCTGCAGATGCTAATGTAAAACTAGAAAGGTTTAAAGGGAAGTATATTGTAAATGTAGCAGTAGGTGATGCTATTGATAACCCAGAGGCTTTAATTAAACAGGCCCTTGAAGGCGCAGAAAAGGGAGAAACTACCAATATAAGTGAAGGCACTTATGATCAGGTTATGAATCTAAAGGCTGAAAGAAAGTCACAGAGAAGTGGAGCTTATAAACACCTAATGACAGGTGTTTCCCATATGATTCCCTTTGTAGTAGCAGGTGGTCTGGCTATAGCCCTTTCTTTTGTTTTTGGCTATAAGGCCTTTGAACAGGAAGGGACTTTGGCTGCTGCTTTAATGCAGATAGGTAGTGGGGCTGCTTTTGCTCTGATGGTACCGGTAATGGCTGGTTATATTGCTTATTCCATTGCTGATCGTCCTGGACTGGCACCTGGTATGATTGGGGGTATAATAGCTAATTCAATTGGAGCAGGCTTTTTAGGTGGGATAATCGCTGGTTTTTTGGCTGGTTATATAGCTCAATGGTTAAAGAATATTATAAAACTCCCCAGGAATTTCCAGGGGTTGTTGCCTATCTTAATTTTACCTTTATTATCGTCACTGACAGTAGGGTTATTAATGATATATGTTATTGGTAAACCAGTACAGAGTATTATGGTAGGATTAACAAATTGGCTCCAGGCTATGAGTGGAACAAATGCTGTTTTATTAGGTGTGATTTTAGGGGCAATGATGGCTTTTGATATGGGTGGTCCTGTAAATAAAGCAGCTTATACCTTTAGTACTGGACTTTTGGCTTCAAATGTATATGCCCCTATGGCTGCAGTAATGGCTGCTGGTATGACTCCACCATTGGGATTAGCTCTGGCCACTGTTCTATTTAAAGATAGATTTAGTCGGGCTGAGGTAGAAGCTGGAAAAGCTGCCTGGGTTCTTGGGGCCTCCTTTATCACGGAAGGAGCCATACCTTTTGCAGCTGCTGATCCGTTAAGAATAATACCCTCAATAATGACAGGTTCAGCAATAACTGGTGCTTTAGCAATGCTATTTAATACATCTTTAAAAGTGCCCCATGGTGGTATATTTGTATTGCTTATTCCTAAAGTAGTGGGCGGATTAGTCCCATATATATTAGCTATTATAATCGGCACACTAGTTACCGCATTAATGGTTAGGGTCTTAAAACCAGTAGTACAGTAG
- a CDS encoding PTS sugar transporter subunit IIA — MGLKDFIKPELIKMELESQDKEGVIKELIKLLKGQDYITDEKSVFQSAMEREQKSTTGIGNGIAIPHVKSKAVKKPAIVFGRSKKGINFQSLDKKPSYLFFLIAAPEKSKDQHLKLLAKLSRMLVHEDFREALLQVSTPEGLREVIVVRENSFK; from the coding sequence ATGGGATTAAAAGACTTTATTAAACCAGAACTAATAAAGATGGAATTGGAGAGTCAAGACAAGGAAGGTGTTATTAAAGAACTCATAAAATTATTGAAAGGACAAGATTATATAACTGATGAAAAGAGTGTTTTTCAATCTGCTATGGAGAGAGAACAAAAGAGTACAACTGGTATAGGGAATGGAATAGCTATTCCCCATGTAAAAAGTAAAGCTGTAAAAAAACCAGCTATTGTATTTGGCAGATCTAAAAAAGGGATTAATTTTCAATCCCTTGATAAAAAACCTAGCTATTTATTTTTTCTGATTGCTGCACCAGAAAAATCTAAAGACCAGCATTTAAAATTATTAGCTAAACTTTCCCGCATGTTAGTACATGAAGACTTCCGGGAAGCCTTATTGCAGGTTTCTACCCCTGAAGGGCTCAGGGAGGTGATTGTTGTCAGGGAAAATAGTTTCAAATAA